In the Bacillus sp. HSf4 genome, GTCGCTAAAAACGAGATCCAATTTGGAGGCGAATTTGTTTTTCGCGTACAGCCAGTTTTTGAACTTCTGCTTATCAAATTCGTCTGAGATGTCTCTCAACGACTTGACTTCCCAGTGGCTCATATCATCCCAGAGCTGTGAATAGAGCGTCATATCATTCAGCAAATAATGTTTCCCATTGTCATGAATAAACATCTGCTGCGGCTTTACGGCTTCATTTAACAGCTTTGTCTGGTTTGTAATCGGCTGCTTGTCGCTGACCTGTGCCTGAGAATCTTCAACTCTTTCGTAATTCCCCTGAAATCCCCAAATATTGAAGGTGAAAAGGAGACTGATCACAATCAGTAGGGACAGTATTATCGTTTTCATTGTCTCACGCTTCATCCCAATCATCCTCTTGCTCCTCTTTATATGGCAGGGTAAATGTGATCGTCGTTCCTTTGCCTTCGATACTGTCGGCCCAGATATCTCCGCCGTGGGCCTGTACCATTTCTTTTGCAATCGCAAGACCCAGGCCGGTTCCGCCTAGCTTTCTTGTTCTCGCTTTATCCACCCGGTAAAAACGCTCGAAAATCTTTTCCACATCTTTTCTCGGAATACCGACACCCTCATCTTTTACGCTGATATAAAGGAGTTCTTCCTCCTCATTGACATCAACGGAGAAGGTGATGTGGCCGCCTTCAGGCGAATATTTCAGCGCGTTTGAAATAATATTGTCCAGCACTTGTGTAATTTTGTCCGGATCTATTTCAACATATAAATTTCTGTCAGGCAGATGGGTGATAAAATCAACGTGCTGCTCCTTTGTCATTTCAAAGCGCTCAATGATAAGTGAAAAGAAGCGGATGAAATGAACCCATTCCTTGTTGAATTGATAATCCTTGCTGTCAAACTTTGAAAGCTGCAGCAAGTCGTTGACAAGCCTGATCATGCGCTCTGTTTCATTCTGCGTCACATTCAAGAACCGCGGCGCAATATTTGGATCTTCCCAGGCGCCTTCCGCAAGCGCTTCTAAATAGCTTCGCATCGTCGTCAGCGGCGTTCTGAGCTCGTGTGAAACATTTGCAACAAACTCTCTGCGCTCTTGATCAATCTGCTCCTGTTCTGTGACATCGTAAATAACCGCAATTAACCCATCAATTTTCCCGTGCTCTTTTTGAATCACCGAGAAATTGACGCGAAGCACAGATGTCCGTTCTTCCTGGTCAATCTCCAGAAGAAGAGAGTCCTGCTGCTCGACCAAGTCTTCAAACGAGTATTCATCTTCAATACCGAGCAATTTGGTAATCGGCATTTCCAAAGCCGTTTCACGTGAAACATTTAAAAGCTCTAAAGCCGGTGAATTTAATAATATAATGGCGCCGTTGCGGTTTGTCGCAATTACTCCGTCCGTCATATAGGCGATAACAGAAGATAATTTTTTCCGTTCTCCTTCTGTCATCGATTGAGCTTCTTTCAGCTCTCTTGTTAAATAATTAAAAGTCGTGGCCAATTGACCGATCTCGTCGTTTCCATACTTCCTGACTTTTCTCGAGAAATTCCCTTTTGCCAGCTCAATGGCCTGCTTTCGCATATCTGAAAGCGGATGGGTGATCGTCCGCGCGACAAAA is a window encoding:
- the walK gene encoding cell wall metabolism sensor histidine kinase WalK, whose product is MNKVGFFRSIHFKFTLIYILLIIVAMQIIGVYFVREMEESLLNSYKDSLDQRVNNLSYYLEQEMTKDRSTDSSTTLKDDAERILNDFSKEGEILEVSLIDKSYEVIATSNPYNREVAGKKTTEGIIKRTLLVGIPYGNNFFDPERDSRVRISVTPIKKSNQETIGAIYVVASMDDVYTQIRTINTILASGTLIALGITAFLGIFVARTITHPLSDMRKQAIELAKGNFSRKVRKYGNDEIGQLATTFNYLTRELKEAQSMTEGERKKLSSVIAYMTDGVIATNRNGAIILLNSPALELLNVSRETALEMPITKLLGIEDEYSFEDLVEQQDSLLLEIDQEERTSVLRVNFSVIQKEHGKIDGLIAVIYDVTEQEQIDQERREFVANVSHELRTPLTTMRSYLEALAEGAWEDPNIAPRFLNVTQNETERMIRLVNDLLQLSKFDSKDYQFNKEWVHFIRFFSLIIERFEMTKEQHVDFITHLPDRNLYVEIDPDKITQVLDNIISNALKYSPEGGHITFSVDVNEEEELLYISVKDEGVGIPRKDVEKIFERFYRVDKARTRKLGGTGLGLAIAKEMVQAHGGDIWADSIEGKGTTITFTLPYKEEQEDDWDEA